The sequence TAGGCCTCCACGGCTTTCTGGGGCTGGTGAGTGTCGAAGTAGTCGTTGCCCAGCTGCGTCCATGCCACAAGGTTCTTAGGCTCACGGGCGACTAGCTGCAGGTTGCTGAACATGCGCGCCTGAGCTTCCGTCGTGTTGGGAATGGTGCCAGCATCGGGGGGGATCCCAATAGGAGCCGCGCCGGAAAGAGGCATGGGAATCGCCGCAGCGATGGCGGGTGGCGCCTGGCTGGATGAACGGCTGGTGCCGGTGAAATATCCGATGATGAATCCCCCTAGGAGGCCCATCACGATACCAATCAAAATGTCTCGGTTCATGAATCAAACTCCGTTCTTTCGATGTGACGTTCGCGTTCAAATTTTTTCGGAGAACGAGTCCCAACGCGGTGGCCACGGTCTCACGTGGAATTGATCAACTCTTGAATCAGCGGCTTCCTGCCGAGGCTGCTGACGGCGAGCCCGGCGCCTCCTGCCCGCGGCATGTTGTCCTACCTTGCTGCGATCCCCCCGGTCGAGGCGCCTAGAGCATGGATCTTCAGCAAATGGGAGCGGCCTCGCACCGTCACCGGATCCATTTCTAGAAATTTGAATTCACTGGGATCGGTGATCGCCGCCCTTGTAGCCTCGGAAACCAGTATCGGAACGTCATATTCCTTCGTCAGCGCTTGAAGCCGGGAGGCGACGTTGACCGTGTCTCCCATCACGGTGTATTCCATCCGCTCCAAGCAGCCCACGTGGCCAGCCATGAGCGGACCCGTGTGGATTCCGATGCCAATGTTGATACGCACATCGCCGAAGAATTTTTTAGCATTCAATTCTTCCAAACGCCCGATCATGGCAAGGGCCGTCCGGACCGCGCAAGCCGCATGGTCGGAGCTCCGGATGGGCACGCCGAAGATAACCATCACGGCATCACCGATGTATTTGTCGAGTAGCCCGCGTTCGGCGAAGACGATTGCCACCATTTCGCCAAAAAAGGCGTTCAGCAATTGGAACACGCGCGCAGGCGCCATGCCCTCGCACATAGTCGTGAATCCGCGGACGTCGGCGAACAGAACCGTCGCCTCCGTCTCTTCGCCTTCGAGAACCGCCCCGCGTTGCAGGATTTCTTTCACGACGCTCGGAGAAACGAACCGAGAAAAGAGGTCGACGGTGCGCTCTCGCTGGCTTTTCTCGCGCCGGACGTGGTCACGGAATAGTCCAGTGAGTGTGCCAAACAAGATGAAGAAGGGCGCCTCGATCAAGTGTTCGATGTAGGAGGCATTCCACGCGCCTCCGTACAGATGGCTCGTGTGTGAGAGCATGACCGCGGACAGGGAAAGAGCAGCGGCGAGCCCGGCGCTGAATCCCTGGGCAAGGCCGCCAGTCACAGCAGCATATATCACCGGAATCAGGAACAACCGCGCTGTGATTCCAGCGAAGAGTGGAGAATCGGCTCCTTGAGCGACCACGTGAAGACCGGACAATGAGGCGATCAGTGCGGTCCAGAGGACGATCCCCCGGAAGGGATGACCTGGTGGCGAGATGGCATTGGCTAGCGGTCGGATCAAGAATTCCCTTTCATTAATGGTGATCAGTGGCGCAGACGAAGAGCGTTTGCGACCACTGAAACCGAACTCAAGCTCATGGCGAGGGCGGCAATAAGCGGCGAGAGCAATAGGTGGTTGAAGGGATAAAGCAAACCCGCGGCAATGGGCACGCCCAACGCGTTGTAGACCAGGGCGAAGAGCAGGTTCTGTTTCATGTTCGCCACAGTGGCCTCGGAAATGTGGCGCGCCCGCAGGATGCCCCGCAAATCTCCCTTCACTAAAGTCACCTGGGCGCTGTTCATGGCCACATCGGTGCCCGTGCCCATGGCGATGCCCACCTGGGCCTGGGCCAACGCGGGGGCATCGTTGATGCCGTCTCCAGCCATGGCGACGATATGCCCTTCCGCCTGGAGTTTCGCCACGAGTTCCGCTTTATCCTGCGGCCTCACATCGCCATGGAATTCCGCTATGCCCAATGAGGAGGCAACCGCCTTGGCAGTAGTCACACCATCGCCGGTGGCCATGATCACTCTGATGCCAGCTGCCTTGAGGAGGGTCAGTGCTTCTGGCGTCGATGGCTTGATGGGATCGGCCACTCCGATGAGCCCGGCGATCTTGCCATCAACACCCAGGATCATGACGCTTGAGCCTTCCGCCCGAAGGCTTTCAAGGTCGGTGTTGAGAGGGGAAATATCCACCTGGGATTCCTCCAGGAGCCGCTGGGTTCCCAGAACCACGGCCTTCCCATCCACTCGGCCCCGGACCCCCATCCCGGTGACTGAATCGAACTCTTCGATCTTCCCAAGAGCGAGCCCACGGAGCGTGGCTTCATCCACGATGGACTTGCCCAGCGGATGTTCGCTTGCCTGGTCGAGGCTGGATGCCAGCCGGAGGATTTCATCTTCCGTGAATCCTGGAGCGGCCACCGCACGGCGAAAGGCTGGTTTGCCAATGGTCAAGGTACCGGTCTTGTCCACAATTAGGACATCCACTTTTTCCAGTGTCTCAATGGCCTCGGCGTCGCGGAAAAGCACACCGCTGGTAGCGGCCCTCCCCGTGGCGACCATGATCGACATTGGTGTGGCCAAACCCAACGCACAGGGACACGCGATGATGAGCACCGAGACACCATTCAGGATTCCGTAGACCCATGAGGGCTGGGGACCGAACAGCCCCCACACCAACAATGTGACCAACGCGATGCCCATCACGGCCAAAACAAAACCATATGAGACTTTGTCGGCCATGCGCTGCATGGGAGCCTTGGAGCGTTGGGCCTGGGCCACCAGGCTGACGATCTGGGAGAGCATTGTCTCGGAGCCCACGCGGTCGGCTCGGATCACCAGCGCACCGGTTCCGTTCAAGGTTGCGCCGATGACTGCCTGCCCCACTTCCTTCATCACCGGGATGGGTTCCCCCGTGAGCATGGATTCATCCACGGTGCTGCGGCCTTCGAGAATGGCTCCATCCGCCGGAATCTTCTCCCCAGGCCGCACCCGGAGTCGGTCGCCGATGGACACTTGATCAAGTGGAACGTCCTCTTCGGTGCCGTCCTGCTTGAGACGGCGCGCGGTCTTGGGCGCGAGGCCCAGTAAGGAACGTATAGCCGCAGAAGTCTGGGAGCGCGCCCGTAATTCGAGGATCTGGCCCATCAAGGTGAGGGTTACGATCACTGCTGCGGCTTCGAAGTAGACCCCAACCCGGCCATCCATCTGGAAGGACACGGGAAAGACCGCCGGGGCTAGCGTGGCCACCAGGCTGTAGAGATAGGCGGCCGCGACCCCCGAGCCGATGAGCGTCCACATATTGGGCACACGGTGCCGCACTGATTGCGCGAACCGCACGAAGAATGGCCATCCGGCCCACAGGACTACCGGTGTGGCGAGTCCCAATTCCACCCAAGAGCGGGCATGCAGCGGGACACCTGGAATTGGGAAGTGAAACATCGCGATGATGAACACAACGGCGGTGAGGGGAAGGGTCCAGAAGAAACGGCGTTGGAAATCCAAGAGCTCCGCGGTCTCCGCTTCTTCTGCTTGCGGAGCCACCGGCTCCAACGTCATGCCGCACTTCGGGCACAGGCCCGGTTTCGGCAAGAGGATCTCTGGATGCATGGGGCAGGTGTACACCGTAATGTCGTTAGCGCTCATAAATCCTCCTCATTGACTCGAAAGCGGGAGCCATGTAATTGGCGGATGGGCTTGGGACCTGCCGCGCCTCCTGCACCCCGGGGGTGAAGCTTCATGGCATTTCTCCGAGCAGCATTGGCAGGTTTCGCACCCGTACCTTGTGCATAGGGGCGGGTGCGATCCCGCAAGCAGCATGGTCAGATCCACCACGCCATCGCTCACCAAGGACCGTTCCAGGGCCACCTTCGCATTCGCGCGACTCAACTCATTCCGAGCTTCCCGCAGGGCTTTCTCAGCCATTCGCTTCGCCGTCCAGAGAGCGTTGAGTTCACGTGTGCCCACGGTCTCTGATAGACGCGCAAGAATGGCGACCTTGTTACCGTGGACCTCGACGATGCCGCCAATCAAAGTCATCCAGTGTTCTTGCCCTTGGATTGTGAACCAGAGAAGGCCGCTTCCAACAAGTGTGATCCAAGGCGTGTGTCCCGGAAGAATGCTGTGCTTCTCTCGATATCGTGTGGAGAACTGGACCTCTGGAACGTGTCCGCAGAACACGTTTTTATACGGCGTGGTCACTTCAAGCAATAGGGTGTCTGACATTGGGACCTCCCTAGGTTTTGATGGGGCGCTTTTGGCGAGATGGGAGTAGTGCTTCTTTCACGAGCATTGCCGTCTGACGAATCCCATCCATGAAGTTCGAAGTGGATTCCATCTCATTGAAGTAGGTCTTCTTGGATCCCGGCCCGTAGGCCCACCCAAAGGCTGCTCCGCATCTACAGAAGGTGTGTGACATCTCGCACCGCCATCATTCATTTCTTGGGTGATTTGTTAGCCTTTGGGGCCGAGGGATTTTTCGAATCGATGGATCCACTCGCTGTCGGGTGGACCGGAGCCTTCCGGATTTTCGGTTTCTTGTAAATCACTAGAAGCAGGAGTGCCGCGAAAACAATCGCTCCGGCCACTGACAGAAAGATCTTCGCCATTCGGCGGTTTGCTGGATTTGGCGGAAGCGCACACGATTCAACCAGTGCCCCTGGTGGATGGGAGACGGGAAGCATCATCAAGCCCTTGAAGTACCGCTTGGGCGCCCGCTTCCGGGGATTGGGATCAGGGGAGGCCTGCTTGCGAATAGGCATGTTCACCTCCCTCGGGGGATCTGGATCAAAAAGCGCGTCAACCCACCGTCCAGTTTCTCGGCACAGATGGAGCCACCCATCTCGTGAACCGTGGCGGCCACATTGAAGAGTCCGAAGCCGCTCTCCGGTGTCTCCATGGAGGTGAGGTAGACCGGCTCAAAGACACGAGAGATCTGCGATGCGGGAATGGCATCGCCGGAATCGACGATTTCAATGCAGTGGAATTCTTCCTCGCCCCAGGTCCGAATCCGGACAGTAGGCTCTCCGCCTGTCGCATCCAGAGCCCGCTGGATCAAAAGATCGAGACTGACCCTGAACTTTTCTCGTGGCCCCGTTACCAAGGCCGGATTGGCTGTCAATTCGAAAACCAAAGTGCCAAGGGGAACCCCATCGGTCTGGAAGGACACCACCATTTCCTGGATACAAGCATTCAGGTCGAACATGGTGTCCTGTTCAGGCATGAGGTCCTGATTCGCGAAGTGGACGATTTGGCGCAAAAGGTCTGAAGCGGTCATGGCGCTGCATCCCAATTGCTCCCAGGTCGGCCATCCCGGAAGGCTTTCCTCTCCGTCGCGTTTGAGGCTGAGCATCTTGATGGATTGGAGAATGGGGTTCAATGAGCGCTGGAGATCCCGGCAGAAGGCCACCATATTTCCACCCACCGCCGCCATGCGCTGCGTTTCCACCAACCGCCGCTCTGCCTCTGTGGATCTGGAGATATCGCGAAATACAGCAAGGTGAACCATGCTAGCTGAAGATCGTGTGGCCCCGGCGGAGGCTTCCACCGCCAGTAATCTGCCGGTGGCATGGGTGAGATTGAAGGTGAAGCGCTCTCCCTGGTCAGCCTCCTCAATGCGCTTTCGGATTTCAGGAGGTAGGAGTAAATCCACATGCATCCCAGCCCTGAAGGTGGGAGTCGGGTGTCCCATGATTCTGCCCAACCCGGGATTTGCCTCCAGGGCGATTCCATCGTTTCCCCAGGCCAGAAGTCCCATCGGAAGGGTGTCCACCAGGGTCTTCGCAAAGCTGGCCGCAGAATCGCCCTTGAGCTTGAGCCACAGGGCCACGCATCCCGCTGCCCAAAAGGCCAAGGCGATCAGGAGTGAACCCGCTGCGAAAAATGAGAGTTGGTCATTGTTCCGTTGGCTGGCCTGGATGGAGGCATCCAGGCGGACACGATGGGAATGATCGAGAACCCGGAAGGCTCCCAGTGCTTCCTGATGCCGATGATCAAGGTGAGCCAAGGCCACGCGGGCCGTGGCGAGGGCTTCGGCCTTTCCGGGCCCTGGCTGAGCTTTCTCCCAAGCCAAGGCGGATCGCATGAATAGGTCTACTTGAGTCGCATATCGCTTCACCACGCCGTCCACGGCCGCCATGGAAGCGTCCCATTCCCCCGAAGTCCTTCGCGCTAGTTCCTCACGGGATCTGATAAGTGCATCCGAGGCTGCATCCACTGAGGCAATTTCCCTAGCGATTGATGGGGCGCTCAACAGGGGAGAAGTCCTCTGGTGAAGAGTCTCGAAGGCCTCCAGATGTCGGCCCGTTTCCAAGGTCCATATGGTGCAGTGGTCTAACTCGTGATGGGCTGCACGCGCACTTCGAACCAGCAAAATGGACCAGATGCCAAGCAATGCAAAGGGCACCAGGCACGCGGCGATGAACCAACGGCGCCTGACCAGGGATGGAATTACATCAAGCACGCGCATGGTGCCTCGCTAGGAATGGCTATTCGGCTTGTGTGACAGGCGGCGGTGTAGCGGGCGGCGTAGGCTCGGCTTTGGGATCACCTGCGGGGTCAGGTTGGGATTTAGCGCCAAGGGACTCACCTGAACGATGAGTGGCTCCTGGGGGTTCGGGCGGTGCTGGTGCCACAGCAGGTTTGGCCGTGTGGTGGTTCGGTTCTGGAGAAACTTTGTGATGTCCCCGGCCATGGAAGACAAGCAGCATCAGGCCCATCATTCCGAGCATCAGAAGAAAGTTCATGGGAGGTCCTTTCAAGAAAGATCACGTTGTCGCGACCAAAAAGATTTATTCATTGCGGTTGGGGGCGGACATTAAGCGCCGTATCGTCTTGGCCAGAAAAGCGTTGGCCAAGACGATACGGCCCTTAATGTTTGTGGGGTGTCGCATCGTGGTGAGGCGGTTTAGGTGTGCTCTTGGCGGATGCATCGCCCTGAGGGGCGGCCTTTGACGGGTCCAGCTCCTGTCCTTCCCCGTGGCTGTGGCCTACACTTCCGTGCACTATGCCCTCCTCCTCAGGGGTTGGGAGGGATTGCACGCCTAGTCCGTGGTGGAAGACGAGTTCTCCCCCCCGGAAACCCGTGCTTACGAGCAGCGCGAGACCTAGGATGAGGACGGACCCCATTACCCAGCCCGATGGCCAATGCTTGTCTCTCCCACGCCACGCAAAGACGACTAAGGCGATGAACACACCTGAAGTGGCAAGGGCCCAATTTCGATGGAGGGTCATGGCCGCGTGGCTGGGGGCGTCGTGCGCCACTGTTTGGTAGGCGGCCCAACCCGTCAGCAGGGCCGGGACAAGAGACAAAGCGCCAATCCAAAAATTCCAAAGAGCGGCTG comes from Holophagaceae bacterium and encodes:
- a CDS encoding tetratricopeptide repeat protein, with the protein product MNRDILIGIVMGLLGGFIIGYFTGTSRSSSQAPPAIAAAIPMPLSGAAPIGIPPDAGTIPNTTEAQARMFSNLQLVAREPKNLVAWTQLGNDYFDTHQPQKAVEAYAKALELEPNNPNVLTDQGIMYRQLMAYDKAIANFEKSSKLDPKHVQSLFNMGIVYSQDLKQNEKAIKAWNRVIEIAPTSQQAAQARAGIAELNSHLKIQ
- a CDS encoding adenylate/guanylate cyclase domain-containing protein; amino-acid sequence: MIRPLANAISPPGHPFRGIVLWTALIASLSGLHVVAQGADSPLFAGITARLFLIPVIYAAVTGGLAQGFSAGLAAALSLSAVMLSHTSHLYGGAWNASYIEHLIEAPFFILFGTLTGLFRDHVRREKSQRERTVDLFSRFVSPSVVKEILQRGAVLEGEETEATVLFADVRGFTTMCEGMAPARVFQLLNAFFGEMVAIVFAERGLLDKYIGDAVMVIFGVPIRSSDHAACAVRTALAMIGRLEELNAKKFFGDVRINIGIGIHTGPLMAGHVGCLERMEYTVMGDTVNVASRLQALTKEYDVPILVSEATRAAITDPSEFKFLEMDPVTVRGRSHLLKIHALGASTGGIAAR
- a CDS encoding copper-translocating P-type ATPase; protein product: MSANDITVYTCPMHPEILLPKPGLCPKCGMTLEPVAPQAEEAETAELLDFQRRFFWTLPLTAVVFIIAMFHFPIPGVPLHARSWVELGLATPVVLWAGWPFFVRFAQSVRHRVPNMWTLIGSGVAAAYLYSLVATLAPAVFPVSFQMDGRVGVYFEAAAVIVTLTLMGQILELRARSQTSAAIRSLLGLAPKTARRLKQDGTEEDVPLDQVSIGDRLRVRPGEKIPADGAILEGRSTVDESMLTGEPIPVMKEVGQAVIGATLNGTGALVIRADRVGSETMLSQIVSLVAQAQRSKAPMQRMADKVSYGFVLAVMGIALVTLLVWGLFGPQPSWVYGILNGVSVLIIACPCALGLATPMSIMVATGRAATSGVLFRDAEAIETLEKVDVLIVDKTGTLTIGKPAFRRAVAAPGFTEDEILRLASSLDQASEHPLGKSIVDEATLRGLALGKIEEFDSVTGMGVRGRVDGKAVVLGTQRLLEESQVDISPLNTDLESLRAEGSSVMILGVDGKIAGLIGVADPIKPSTPEALTLLKAAGIRVIMATGDGVTTAKAVASSLGIAEFHGDVRPQDKAELVAKLQAEGHIVAMAGDGINDAPALAQAQVGIAMGTGTDVAMNSAQVTLVKGDLRGILRARHISEATVANMKQNLLFALVYNALGVPIAAGLLYPFNHLLLSPLIAALAMSLSSVSVVANALRLRH
- a CDS encoding DUF2231 domain-containing protein; the encoded protein is MLEAVGRLHPIAIHFPLALLISGGMLSFCATLVRREDTQKALKSAALWNFWIGALSLVPALLTGWAAYQTVAHDAPSHAAMTLHRNWALATSGVFIALVVFAWRGRDKHWPSGWVMGSVLILGLALLVSTGFRGGELVFHHGLGVQSLPTPEEEGIVHGSVGHSHGEGQELDPSKAAPQGDASAKSTPKPPHHDATPHKH